Proteins from one Triticum aestivum cultivar Chinese Spring chromosome 7A, IWGSC CS RefSeq v2.1, whole genome shotgun sequence genomic window:
- the LOC123152494 gene encoding uncharacterized protein isoform X1, protein MEPRLILLKANTINAAAEEIVGILEGTTKHERNIFFRGWQGLGASTVLRVVAQRLKSSAAQEMKFQKVVHVDCSLWQSMRALQRAIAEELELPQSVMSMFDQHDEEDDFNGIDQGSRGVISDVTGEIFRKLYNSTFVVIFHNGNNHYIDLYECGLPITTFLSNKVLWTWGRRLRLYNEEEEDEFEKTASKADIDMGGQELRRNVLHEEAAKYIDILEPGTVVECFQYVWARKRAGCIDWRMHASNYWICDGIILEEGNPSAWEVGDALERYIYLDWIMEEDNPSEDEDEDAIDAYISGPNDRSVSATHQPLIHDDIGVLPLRATSFLLLADKSNGRRVKPLLSVVMFPDNNRLRVLHLSWCTFSFTSPPFLCCSHLRFLLLDHCTDIKDEEHKSKNQNGSCFQKLWVLDLRYTDWYSEKMMCLMDELRELNVEGVRDWRVVDLCGSKTRLVKLRVEADPDAATEITMHKPVPNMSNANHLKTIILESCVGLEQVVPDVLPPLLESFSFTVDDDAIAKISSISFQGLAKLKSVLLRGLMESLEELDLSGTAVKTLDLREVVARNLKQLIMLGCQKLQAIQWPRIGERPWWLEVLRVDTVQSGSSGQGNCEEKSKETIAATGSSQNIAVVAMKQDASFDKYIYVRDGRLLRSLVPVRASFELRGGHMEMSSSPASSVAVGDRGYAQRIRHPDHYLYARDIVFQYHLHVVAANEGAIRWMWACPPAPVVDTVKDWYVHIQVEEGMKKSGLLKQEGGTQGTITGATSIPDDICRLHAKMLHVHDCLSITSIPVPRDLVWTRLEQCRVERCPNISSVFAALKGSYTNYVMFCFYHLTTFWASQLLMARYIWNWNTIWQPSEHSFRDLEFLHLDYCPRLIHVLPLSVDMTTLPHLVTLEIVCCGDIMEIFPLDPERQEKQTIINFPELKHIHLHDLPRLQHICGSRMLAPKLETIKIRGCWSLKRLPAVAKKFPKVDCEKDWWDSLEWHEGDVNHHPSLYKPTHSRYYKKSQLPRGSVLR, encoded by the exons ATGGAGCCAAGG CTCATCCTGCTCAAGGCAAATACCATCAATGCTGCAGCAGAAGAGATAGTTGGTATTCTGGAGGGCACGACCAAACACGAAAGAAATATCTTCTTCCGTGGCTGGCAGGGACTCGGGGCATCCACTGTTCTCAGAGTGGTTGCCCAACGCCTGAAATCATCAGCTGCTCAAGAAATGAAGTTTCAAAAGGTTGTACACGTGGATTGCTCATTGTGGCAAAGCATGAGAGCCCTGCAAAGGGCAATTGCTGAGGAGCTAGAGCTTCCCCAGTCGGTGATGTCCATGTTTGATCAGCATGATGAGGAGGATGATTTCAATGGGATAGACCAAGGCTCTAGAGGGGTAATAAGTGATGTCACAGGGGAGATCTTCAGAAAGCTTTATAACAGTACATTTGTGGTGATTTTTCACAACGGGAACAACCACTACATTGATTTGTATGAGTGTGGTCTCCCCATAACTACATTTTTGAGTAACAAGGTGTTGTGGACCTGGGGCAGGAGGCTCCGACTCTataacgaagaagaagaagatgaattcGAGAAAACTGCGAGTAAGGCTGATATTGACATGGGAGGTCAAGAATTGCGGAGAAATGTATTGCATGAAGAGGCCGCCAAGTACATTGATATTCTTGAGCCTGGCACAGTAGTTGAGTGCTTCCAGTACGTCTGGGCAAGAAAACGTGCCGGCTGTATTGACTGGCGAATGCATGCTTCAAACTATTGGATATGTGATGGGATTATACTAGAGGAAGGCAATCCGTCTGCATGGGAGGTTGGTGATGCTCTAGAGAGATACATCTACTTGGATTGGATTATGGAGGAAGATAATCCcagtgaagatgaagatgaagatgcaatTGATGCTTACATTTCTGGCCCTAATGACCGTTCGGTTTCAGCCACACACCAACCCCTGATACATGATGATATTGGTGTGCTGCCTCTTCGAGCGACATCCTTCCTCCTCCTAGCAGATAAATCAAATGGTAGGAGGGTGAAGCCTCTATTATCAGTTGTCATGTTCCCAGACAACAATAGGCTGCGTGTGTTGCACCTATCTTGGTGCACCTTCAGTTTTACATCTCCTCCCTTCCTCTGCTGCAGCCACCTAAGATTCCTCCTGCTGGACCATTGCACAGATATCAAAGATGAAGAGCATAAAAGCAAAAACCAAAATGGATCATGCTTCCAAAAGCTATGGGTGCTGGACCTGAGGTATACAGACTGGTACTCAGAAAAGATGATGTGTTTAATGGATGAACTCAGGGAGCTGAATGTGGAGGGAGTCAGGGACTGGAGGGTAGTTGATCTTTGTGGCAGTAAAACTAGGCTTGTCAAGCTCCGAGTAGAAGCTGACCCAGACGCTGCAACTGAAATAACCATGCACAAGCCAGTCCCTAACATGTCCAACGCCAACCACCTTAAGACAATTATCCTTGAGAGTTGCGTTGGATTGGAACAAGTTGTTCCCGATGTTCTTCCCCCGTTACTTGAGTCATTTAGCTTTACTGTAGATGATGACGCTATTGCTAAGATATCCAGCATCTCCTTCCAGGGCCTCGCTAAATTGAAGAGTGTGCTGCTGAGAGGCTTGATGGAGAGCCTCGAGGAGCTGGACCTCTCAGGCACAGCAGTGAAGACCCTCGACCTTAGAGAAGTGGTAGCAAGAAACCTCAAGCAGCTCATCATGTTGGGCTGCCAGAAGTTGCAAGCAATACAATGGCCGCGAATAGGAGAAAGGCCATGGTGGTTGGAGGTGTTGCGCGTCGACACCGTACAATCCGGATCATCTGGCCAAGGCAATTGTGAAGAAAAATCCAAGGAGACTATTGCTGCTACAGGATCATCACAGAATATTGCAGTTGTTGCTATGAAACAAGATGCATCTTTTGATAAATACATCTATGTAAGGGACGGAAGGCTCCTGAGGTCACTAGTGCCTGTCAGAGCATCTTTTGAGCTTAGGGGTGGACATATGGAGATGTCATCATCACCTGCAAGTAGTGTTGCTGTTGGTGATCGTGGATATGCCCAACGAATTAGACATCCTGATCATTATTTATATGCAAGAGATATCGTATTTCAATACCACCTTCACGTTGTTGCTGCTAATGAAGGTGCAATCAGGTGGATGTGGGCTTGTCCACCTGCTCCTGTTGTTGATACAGTCAAGGATTGGTATGTCCACATACAAGTTGAAGAGGGTATGAAGAAGAGTGGCTTACTGAAGCAGGAAGGTGGCACCCAAGGAACTATTACTGGTGCTACTTCAATCCCAGATGATATATGCAGATTACATGCTAAGATGTTGCATGTGCATGATTGCTTGTCCATCACTAGCATCCCAGTCCCAAGAGATCTTGTTTGGACACGACTTGAACAGTGTCGAGTTGAGAGGTGCCCCAATATAAGCTCTGTCTTTGCTGCTCTCAAAGGAAGTTATACTAATTATGTTATGTTTTGCTTTTATCACTTGACCACATTCTGGGCATCCCAGCTCCTGATGGCGCGCTACATATGGAACTGGAATACAATATGGCAACCCAGTGAGCATTCCTTTCGAGACCTAGAATTTTTGCACCTAGACTACTGCCCAAGGCTCATACATGTGCTCCCCTTATCTGTGGATATGACTACCTTGCCTCACCTAGTGACCCTCGAGATTGTGTGCTGTGGCGATATCATGGAGATCTTCCCTCTGGATCCCGAGCGCCAAGAGAAGCAAACAATTATAAATTTCCCCGAGCTCAAGCACATCCACCTGCACGATCTCCCCAGGCTGCAGCACATCTGTGGAAGTAGGATGTTAGCACCAAAACTTGAAACTATCAAGATAAGGGGCTGTTGGAGCCTCAAGCGCCTGCCTGCCGTTGCGAAGAAATTCCCCAAGGTGGACTGCGAGAAGGACTGGTGGGACAGTTTGGAGTGGCACGAGGGGGATGTGAACCACCACCCTTCGCTCTACAAGCCGACCCACTCAAGGTACTACAAGAAGTCCCAGTTGCCGAGAGGCAGCGTACTCAG GTAA
- the LOC123152494 gene encoding uncharacterized protein isoform X2, which yields MEPRLILLKANTINAAAEEIVGILEGTTKHERNIFFRGWQGLGASTVLRVVAQRLKSSAAQEMKFQKVVHVDCSLWQSMRALQRAIAEELELPQSVMSMFDQHDEEDDFNGIDQGSRGVISDVTGEIFRKLYNSTFVVIFHNGNNHYIDLYECGLPITTFLSNKVLWTWGRRLRLYNEEEEDEFEKTASKADIDMGGQELRRNVLHEEAAKYIDILEPGTVVECFQYVWARKRAGCIDWRMHASNYWICDGIILEEGNPSAWEVGDALERYIYLDWIMEEDNPSEDEDEDAIDAYISGPNDRSVSATHQPLIHDDIGVLPLRATSFLLLADKSNGRRVKPLLSVVMFPDNNRLRVLHLSWCTFSFTSPPFLCCSHLRFLLLDHCTDIKDEEHKSKNQNGSCFQKLWVLDLRYTDWYSEKMMCLMDELRELNVEGVRDWRVVDLCGSKTRLVKLRVEADPDAATEITMHKPVPNMSNANHLKTIILESCVGLEQGLAKLKSVLLRGLMESLEELDLSGTAVKTLDLREVVARNLKQLIMLGCQKLQAIQWPRIGERPWWLEVLRVDTVQSGSSGQGNCEEKSKETIAATGSSQNIAVVAMKQDASFDKYIYVRDGRLLRSLVPVRASFELRGGHMEMSSSPASSVAVGDRGYAQRIRHPDHYLYARDIVFQYHLHVVAANEGAIRWMWACPPAPVVDTVKDWYVHIQVEEGMKKSGLLKQEGGTQGTITGATSIPDDICRLHAKMLHVHDCLSITSIPVPRDLVWTRLEQCRVERCPNISSVFAALKGSYTNYVMFCFYHLTTFWASQLLMARYIWNWNTIWQPSEHSFRDLEFLHLDYCPRLIHVLPLSVDMTTLPHLVTLEIVCCGDIMEIFPLDPERQEKQTIINFPELKHIHLHDLPRLQHICGSRMLAPKLETIKIRGCWSLKRLPAVAKKFPKVDCEKDWWDSLEWHEGDVNHHPSLYKPTHSRYYKKSQLPRGSVLR from the exons ATGGAGCCAAGG CTCATCCTGCTCAAGGCAAATACCATCAATGCTGCAGCAGAAGAGATAGTTGGTATTCTGGAGGGCACGACCAAACACGAAAGAAATATCTTCTTCCGTGGCTGGCAGGGACTCGGGGCATCCACTGTTCTCAGAGTGGTTGCCCAACGCCTGAAATCATCAGCTGCTCAAGAAATGAAGTTTCAAAAGGTTGTACACGTGGATTGCTCATTGTGGCAAAGCATGAGAGCCCTGCAAAGGGCAATTGCTGAGGAGCTAGAGCTTCCCCAGTCGGTGATGTCCATGTTTGATCAGCATGATGAGGAGGATGATTTCAATGGGATAGACCAAGGCTCTAGAGGGGTAATAAGTGATGTCACAGGGGAGATCTTCAGAAAGCTTTATAACAGTACATTTGTGGTGATTTTTCACAACGGGAACAACCACTACATTGATTTGTATGAGTGTGGTCTCCCCATAACTACATTTTTGAGTAACAAGGTGTTGTGGACCTGGGGCAGGAGGCTCCGACTCTataacgaagaagaagaagatgaattcGAGAAAACTGCGAGTAAGGCTGATATTGACATGGGAGGTCAAGAATTGCGGAGAAATGTATTGCATGAAGAGGCCGCCAAGTACATTGATATTCTTGAGCCTGGCACAGTAGTTGAGTGCTTCCAGTACGTCTGGGCAAGAAAACGTGCCGGCTGTATTGACTGGCGAATGCATGCTTCAAACTATTGGATATGTGATGGGATTATACTAGAGGAAGGCAATCCGTCTGCATGGGAGGTTGGTGATGCTCTAGAGAGATACATCTACTTGGATTGGATTATGGAGGAAGATAATCCcagtgaagatgaagatgaagatgcaatTGATGCTTACATTTCTGGCCCTAATGACCGTTCGGTTTCAGCCACACACCAACCCCTGATACATGATGATATTGGTGTGCTGCCTCTTCGAGCGACATCCTTCCTCCTCCTAGCAGATAAATCAAATGGTAGGAGGGTGAAGCCTCTATTATCAGTTGTCATGTTCCCAGACAACAATAGGCTGCGTGTGTTGCACCTATCTTGGTGCACCTTCAGTTTTACATCTCCTCCCTTCCTCTGCTGCAGCCACCTAAGATTCCTCCTGCTGGACCATTGCACAGATATCAAAGATGAAGAGCATAAAAGCAAAAACCAAAATGGATCATGCTTCCAAAAGCTATGGGTGCTGGACCTGAGGTATACAGACTGGTACTCAGAAAAGATGATGTGTTTAATGGATGAACTCAGGGAGCTGAATGTGGAGGGAGTCAGGGACTGGAGGGTAGTTGATCTTTGTGGCAGTAAAACTAGGCTTGTCAAGCTCCGAGTAGAAGCTGACCCAGACGCTGCAACTGAAATAACCATGCACAAGCCAGTCCCTAACATGTCCAACGCCAACCACCTTAAGACAATTATCCTTGAGAGTTGCGTTGGATTGGAACAA GGCCTCGCTAAATTGAAGAGTGTGCTGCTGAGAGGCTTGATGGAGAGCCTCGAGGAGCTGGACCTCTCAGGCACAGCAGTGAAGACCCTCGACCTTAGAGAAGTGGTAGCAAGAAACCTCAAGCAGCTCATCATGTTGGGCTGCCAGAAGTTGCAAGCAATACAATGGCCGCGAATAGGAGAAAGGCCATGGTGGTTGGAGGTGTTGCGCGTCGACACCGTACAATCCGGATCATCTGGCCAAGGCAATTGTGAAGAAAAATCCAAGGAGACTATTGCTGCTACAGGATCATCACAGAATATTGCAGTTGTTGCTATGAAACAAGATGCATCTTTTGATAAATACATCTATGTAAGGGACGGAAGGCTCCTGAGGTCACTAGTGCCTGTCAGAGCATCTTTTGAGCTTAGGGGTGGACATATGGAGATGTCATCATCACCTGCAAGTAGTGTTGCTGTTGGTGATCGTGGATATGCCCAACGAATTAGACATCCTGATCATTATTTATATGCAAGAGATATCGTATTTCAATACCACCTTCACGTTGTTGCTGCTAATGAAGGTGCAATCAGGTGGATGTGGGCTTGTCCACCTGCTCCTGTTGTTGATACAGTCAAGGATTGGTATGTCCACATACAAGTTGAAGAGGGTATGAAGAAGAGTGGCTTACTGAAGCAGGAAGGTGGCACCCAAGGAACTATTACTGGTGCTACTTCAATCCCAGATGATATATGCAGATTACATGCTAAGATGTTGCATGTGCATGATTGCTTGTCCATCACTAGCATCCCAGTCCCAAGAGATCTTGTTTGGACACGACTTGAACAGTGTCGAGTTGAGAGGTGCCCCAATATAAGCTCTGTCTTTGCTGCTCTCAAAGGAAGTTATACTAATTATGTTATGTTTTGCTTTTATCACTTGACCACATTCTGGGCATCCCAGCTCCTGATGGCGCGCTACATATGGAACTGGAATACAATATGGCAACCCAGTGAGCATTCCTTTCGAGACCTAGAATTTTTGCACCTAGACTACTGCCCAAGGCTCATACATGTGCTCCCCTTATCTGTGGATATGACTACCTTGCCTCACCTAGTGACCCTCGAGATTGTGTGCTGTGGCGATATCATGGAGATCTTCCCTCTGGATCCCGAGCGCCAAGAGAAGCAAACAATTATAAATTTCCCCGAGCTCAAGCACATCCACCTGCACGATCTCCCCAGGCTGCAGCACATCTGTGGAAGTAGGATGTTAGCACCAAAACTTGAAACTATCAAGATAAGGGGCTGTTGGAGCCTCAAGCGCCTGCCTGCCGTTGCGAAGAAATTCCCCAAGGTGGACTGCGAGAAGGACTGGTGGGACAGTTTGGAGTGGCACGAGGGGGATGTGAACCACCACCCTTCGCTCTACAAGCCGACCCACTCAAGGTACTACAAGAAGTCCCAGTTGCCGAGAGGCAGCGTACTCAG GTAA